One genomic region from Augochlora pura isolate Apur16 chromosome 7, APUR_v2.2.1, whole genome shotgun sequence encodes:
- the Med18 gene encoding mediator complex subunit 18 translates to MNTPISTAMDSLSAAIKSNIIPNQEYLLQGSVLDSAVEVLLHRLRGLCDNVDTAPETFNDHEMCFSIRGSEQPLLLRVRRALDYQDMPWQLRYIGQPELGDKSRPTIVRSSLDIATSNTVVDFLTELGCRLDFEYIARGYMFRKGRMKVTVSKIFKMAQQGKMPESVEAISQSYLVELSVLAPSGQDAIAEDMRIFAEQLKPLVQLEKIDYKRLVH, encoded by the exons aTGAATACTCCAATAAGTACAGCAATGGACAGTTTATCAGCTGcgattaaatcaaatataattcctAACCAAGAATATCTATTACAAGGGTCTGTATTGGATAGTGCCGTAGAAGTTCTGCTTCATAGGTTACGCGGTTTGTGTGATAACGTTGATACTGCACCGGAGACATTCAACGACCACGAAATGTGTTTTAGTATTAG AGGATCGGAACAACCATTACTTCTACGCGTACGAAGAGCGTTAGATTATCAAGATATGCCATGGCAATTACGTTATATTGGTCAACCAGAATTAGGCGATAAATCACGGCCAACAATTGTTAGAAGCAGCTTAGATATAGCAACAAGCAACACAGTTGTTGATTTTTTGACAGAACTTGGATGTAGATTAGATTTTGAATACATTGCTCGTGGTTATATGTTCCGTAAAGGTAGAATGAAAGTAACAgtttccaaaatatttaaaatggctCAACAAGGAAAGATGCCTGAAAGTGTCGAAGCTATATCTCAAAGTTACTTAGTAGAACTGAGCGTTTTAGCACCAAGTGGTCAAGATGCGATAGCAGAAGACATGAGAATTTTTGCAGAACAATTGAAACCCTTAGTTCAACTTGAGAAAATTGACTATAAAAGACTCGTTCATTAA